From the Rhodothalassiaceae bacterium genome, one window contains:
- a CDS encoding C4-dicarboxylate ABC transporter: MADALVTWLPLVMFAVLTVLLFTGVPVMFVLGGTAVAFWALAVLLGLENPLTFFLVVGRVFGEVVNNLVLVAIPMFILMGVAMEQSGIARDLLQSLQLMLRRFPGGLALAVTLLGVVMAATTGIIGASVVMMTLMALPVMLEQRYDPGLATGTIAASGTLGILIPPSIMLVVMADLLGSSVGTLFIAAIGPGILLAGLYLLYILARAHLRPREAPPMTAAAVAEAVGSRGLARRLLASFVAPVLLIVAVLGSIIAGVATPTEASGIGAAGALLLAALRGGLKEDALATILERTVLTSAMLFGIFVGATAFSYVFALLGGHDRIVEIVDALGAGPWGVLLALMAVVFLLGFFFDWIQITLIILPVFAPVIARLDFGAHVPWPELVVPWFAVLMAVNLQTSFLTPPFGFALFYLKGSAPAGVRMQDIYRGIIPFVILQIIGLALVALWPEIALWLPHRLGA; the protein is encoded by the coding sequence ATGGCGGACGCCCTTGTCACCTGGCTGCCGCTCGTGATGTTCGCGGTGCTGACCGTGCTGCTGTTCACGGGCGTGCCGGTGATGTTCGTGCTGGGCGGCACGGCCGTCGCCTTCTGGGCGCTCGCGGTCCTGTTGGGGCTCGAAAACCCCCTCACCTTCTTTCTCGTGGTCGGACGGGTCTTCGGCGAGGTGGTGAACAACCTCGTGCTCGTCGCGATCCCCATGTTCATCCTCATGGGGGTCGCGATGGAGCAGAGCGGGATCGCCCGCGATCTGCTGCAGAGCCTGCAGCTGATGCTGCGCCGCTTTCCGGGCGGGCTTGCGCTCGCGGTGACGCTGCTCGGCGTCGTGATGGCGGCGACCACGGGCATCATCGGCGCCTCCGTCGTGATGATGACGCTGATGGCGCTGCCGGTGATGCTGGAGCAGCGCTATGATCCGGGGCTTGCCACCGGCACGATCGCGGCGTCGGGCACGCTGGGCATCCTGATCCCGCCGTCGATCATGCTCGTCGTGATGGCGGATCTGCTCGGCAGCTCGGTCGGCACCCTCTTCATCGCCGCGATCGGGCCCGGGATCCTGCTCGCCGGCCTCTACCTGCTCTACATCCTCGCCCGCGCGCATCTGCGCCCGCGGGAGGCGCCGCCGATGACCGCCGCGGCGGTGGCCGAGGCGGTCGGCAGCCGCGGGCTCGCCCGCCGGCTGCTCGCAAGCTTCGTCGCCCCGGTGCTGCTGATCGTGGCGGTGCTGGGCTCGATCATCGCCGGGGTCGCAACCCCCACCGAGGCCTCGGGCATCGGCGCGGCGGGCGCGCTGCTGCTCGCCGCCCTGCGCGGCGGGCTGAAGGAGGATGCGCTCGCCACAATCCTGGAGCGCACCGTGCTGACCTCCGCCATGCTCTTCGGCATCTTCGTCGGCGCGACCGCGTTCTCCTACGTCTTCGCCCTGCTCGGCGGCCATGACCGCATCGTCGAGATCGTGGACGCCCTGGGCGCCGGCCCCTGGGGCGTGCTGCTCGCGCTGATGGCGGTCGTCTTCCTGCTCGGCTTCTTCTTCGACTGGATCCAGATCACGCTCATCATCCTGCCGGTGTTCGCGCCCGTCATCGCCCGGCTGGACTTCGGCGCGCACGTCCCCTGGCCCGAGCTGGTCGTGCCCTGGTTCGCGGTGCTGATGGCGGTGAATTTGCAGACGAGCTTTCTCACCCCGCCCTTCGGCTTCGCCCTCTTCTACCTGAAGGGCTCGGCGCCGGCCGGCGTGCGCATGCAGGACATCTACCGCGGCATCATTCCCTTCGTGATCCTGCAGATCATCGGGCTCGCCCTCGTCGCGCTCTGGCCGGAGATCGCGCTCTGGCTTCCCCATCGCCTCGGCGCGTGA
- a CDS encoding response regulator, translating into MADYDFERLSVLVVDDSLFLRSLLVNSLRILGVGQVHAVEHGGEAIEFLRRVKTEPMKVGVQEVDIVLSNWQMSPVDGMMLLRFIRRHKESPDRFVPFIMITAYSEPKRVIEARDLGVTEFMTKPFTIKSLGEKLVTIIEHPRQFVHTRDYFGPDRRRRKIPIDFPDRRKLTDKSPGVEIVRG; encoded by the coding sequence ATGGCGGACTATGATTTCGAACGCCTGAGCGTGCTCGTCGTCGACGACAGCCTGTTCCTGCGCTCGCTGCTCGTCAATTCCCTGCGCATCCTCGGCGTCGGCCAGGTGCATGCCGTCGAGCACGGCGGCGAGGCGATCGAATTTTTGCGGCGGGTGAAGACCGAGCCGATGAAGGTCGGCGTCCAGGAGGTGGATATCGTGCTGTCCAACTGGCAGATGTCGCCGGTGGACGGGATGATGCTGCTGCGCTTCATCCGCCGCCACAAGGAAAGCCCGGACCGCTTCGTGCCCTTCATCATGATCACCGCCTATTCCGAGCCGAAGCGGGTGATCGAGGCGCGCGATCTGGGCGTCACCGAGTTCATGACGAAGCCGTTCACCATCAAGTCCCTGGGCGAGAAGCTGGTGACCATCATCGAGCATCCGCGCCAGTTCGTGCACACGCGCGACTATTTCGGGCCGGACAGGCGGCGGCGGAAGATCCCGATCGATTTTCCCGACCGGCGCAAGCTCACCGACAAGTCCCCGGGCGTGGAGATCGTGCGTGGCTAG
- a CDS encoding ferredoxin, translating into MRRVFDICHTCRRCFNLCDAFPRLFDIIDESETGELDSVDSADFKQVADACTLCDMCFMTKCPYVPPHEFNIDFPHLMLRYRAAEFRRGERRFVDRQLAETDRNGRLAMALPGLVNWATRRDNRLTRPVMEKLAHIDARAEVPPFEAPPMEREAAAQPVEVNREAPAFGKRRAVLYATCFGNWNDHRAVRAARAVLALNGVETRVLHPACCGMPKLENGDIAGVAAQAEAVKRALLPLVENGWDVVAAVPSCALMLKFEWPLILPEDEGVKRLAEATFDIAEYVVDIHKRHGLVDGRKPVAGGIAVHLACHARAQNMGAKAVEMLRLIPEAEITIVERCSGHGGKWGMMAEHFATACKVGRPAARRQAESGAAHRCSECPLAGIHLEQLIRGEDGDERLRQPHPVEILAESYGLAVA; encoded by the coding sequence ATGCGGCGGGTCTTCGACATCTGCCACACCTGCCGGCGCTGCTTCAATCTGTGCGACGCCTTCCCGCGGCTGTTCGACATCATCGACGAATCCGAGACCGGCGAGCTCGATTCCGTCGATTCGGCGGACTTCAAGCAGGTCGCGGACGCCTGCACGCTGTGCGACATGTGCTTCATGACCAAATGCCCCTATGTGCCGCCGCACGAGTTCAACATCGACTTCCCGCATCTGATGCTGCGCTACCGGGCGGCCGAGTTCCGCCGCGGCGAGCGCCGCTTCGTGGACCGCCAGCTCGCCGAGACCGACCGCAACGGCCGGCTCGCCATGGCGCTGCCCGGGCTCGTCAACTGGGCGACGCGGCGTGACAATCGCCTCACGCGCCCGGTGATGGAGAAGCTGGCCCATATCGACGCCCGCGCCGAGGTGCCGCCCTTCGAGGCGCCGCCCATGGAGCGCGAGGCGGCGGCGCAGCCGGTGGAGGTGAACCGCGAGGCCCCCGCCTTCGGCAAGCGCCGGGCCGTGCTCTATGCCACCTGCTTCGGCAACTGGAACGACCACCGCGCGGTGCGCGCGGCCCGCGCCGTGCTGGCGCTGAACGGCGTGGAGACGCGGGTGCTGCATCCGGCCTGCTGCGGCATGCCGAAGCTCGAGAACGGCGACATCGCGGGCGTCGCGGCCCAGGCCGAAGCGGTCAAGCGCGCGCTGCTGCCGCTTGTCGAGAACGGCTGGGACGTGGTCGCCGCCGTGCCGTCCTGCGCGCTGATGCTCAAATTCGAATGGCCGCTGATCCTGCCGGAAGACGAGGGCGTCAAGCGGTTGGCCGAGGCCACCTTCGACATCGCCGAATATGTCGTGGACATCCACAAGCGCCATGGTCTCGTCGATGGCCGCAAGCCGGTCGCGGGCGGGATCGCCGTGCATCTGGCCTGTCATGCGCGCGCCCAGAACATGGGGGCGAAGGCCGTCGAGATGCTGCGGCTCATCCCCGAGGCCGAGATCACGATCGTCGAGCGCTGCTCCGGCCACGGCGGCAAATGGGGCATGATGGCCGAGCATTTCGCCACCGCCTGCAAGGTCGGCCGGCCGGCGGCCCGGCGCCAGGCCGAAAGCGGCGCGGCCCACCGCTGCTCGGAATGCCCGCTGGCCGGGATCCATCTGGAGCAGCTGATCCGCGGCGAGGATGGCGACGAGCGGCTGCGCCAGCCGCATCCGGTCGAGATTCTGGCCGAAAGCTACGGGCTTGCGGTCGCCTGA
- a CDS encoding large terminase, producing MKDRPAARPDAARLSLAARCALLPPAALARWVAELTPEQARALAHDWRFWARPEQLPPEGDWFCWLVVAGRGFGKSRAGAEWVRSLVEGATPLTAPTRVARIALVADTFADARDVMVEGESGLLAISPRDRRPLFEPSRRRLVWPSGARAFLYSAADPEQLRGPQHHAAWADEIAKWHEGERAWSNLLLGLRLGRRPRVVATTTPRPVAWIRALAEEPTTVVTCGSTWANRAHLPPAFIREVERLYAGTRLGRQELEGEFIDAHQGALWRPEMIEPWRVRAAPVPLARIVVAVDPPAGQGAKADACGIIAAGRAPDGHLYVLEDASVAGLSPLGWAGRALNVCARHGADRIVAEANQGGAMVEAVLRQVDPNAPLKLVRASRGKLIRAEPVAALYERGLVHHVGRLPELEDELCRYTGDAREKSPDRLDALVWALTELALTGVASPSLRRI from the coding sequence GTGAAAGACCGGCCCGCCGCCCGTCCCGATGCGGCGCGGCTGTCGCTCGCCGCCCGCTGCGCCCTGCTGCCGCCGGCCGCGCTCGCGCGCTGGGTGGCGGAACTGACGCCCGAACAGGCGCGGGCGCTCGCCCATGACTGGCGCTTCTGGGCCCGCCCGGAGCAGCTGCCGCCGGAAGGCGACTGGTTCTGCTGGCTGGTGGTCGCCGGGCGCGGCTTCGGCAAGTCGCGCGCGGGCGCGGAGTGGGTGCGCAGCCTGGTCGAGGGCGCGACCCCGCTCACCGCGCCGACGCGGGTCGCGCGCATCGCGCTGGTCGCCGACACCTTCGCGGATGCCCGCGACGTGATGGTGGAAGGCGAATCCGGACTTCTCGCCATCAGCCCGCGCGACCGGCGGCCGCTGTTCGAGCCCTCGCGCCGCCGCCTCGTCTGGCCCAGCGGCGCGCGCGCCTTCCTGTATTCGGCGGCCGACCCGGAGCAGCTGCGCGGACCCCAGCATCACGCGGCCTGGGCGGACGAGATCGCGAAATGGCACGAGGGCGAGCGCGCCTGGTCCAACCTGCTGCTGGGGCTGAGGCTGGGACGCCGGCCGCGCGTGGTCGCCACCACGACGCCGCGGCCCGTCGCCTGGATCCGGGCGCTGGCCGAGGAGCCGACGACCGTCGTCACCTGCGGCAGCACCTGGGCCAACCGCGCGCATCTGCCGCCCGCCTTCATCCGCGAGGTCGAGCGGCTGTATGCCGGCACCCGCCTCGGCCGCCAGGAGCTCGAGGGCGAATTCATCGACGCCCATCAGGGCGCGCTCTGGCGCCCCGAGATGATCGAGCCCTGGCGCGTGCGCGCGGCGCCGGTGCCGCTTGCGCGCATCGTGGTGGCCGTCGATCCGCCTGCCGGCCAGGGGGCGAAGGCGGACGCCTGCGGCATCATCGCCGCCGGCCGCGCCCCCGACGGGCATCTCTACGTCCTCGAGGACGCTAGCGTCGCCGGGCTCAGCCCCCTCGGCTGGGCGGGCCGCGCGCTCAACGTCTGCGCCCGCCACGGGGCCGACCGGATCGTCGCCGAGGCGAACCAGGGCGGCGCGATGGTGGAAGCGGTGCTGCGCCAGGTCGACCCGAACGCGCCCCTCAAGCTGGTGCGCGCGAGCCGCGGCAAGCTGATCCGCGCGGAACCCGTCGCGGCGCTCTACGAGCGCGGGCTCGTCCACCATGTGGGCCGGCTGCCGGAGCTGGAGGACGAGCTCTGCCGCTATACGGGAGACGCGCGCGAAAAAAGCCCCGACCGCCTCGATGCCCTGGTATGGGCGCTGACCGAGCTGGCGCTCACCGGGGTTGCGAGCCCGTCGCTGCGGCGGATCTGA
- a CDS encoding adenosine kinase yields MTATRFALCGIGNAIVDVIARADDAFLERHRLKKGTMRLVVAARAEALYEDMGPGVEMSGGSAANTVAGFAALGGRAAFIGKVAEDELGRVFAHDIRALGIHYATPPAPAPATTARSLILVTPDAQRTMNTFLGASQMLDEADVDEQTVASAEILYLEGYLWDPPGAKRAFRKAIRIAKQAGRKVAFTLSDPFCVSRHRAEFMELLEQVDILFANEEEARTLFKVDSAEAARDAFVELGRPLVALTRSEKGSWLIDGGAGAVHAVAAEAPNGVVDTTGAGDLYAAGLLYGLTHGYGLPEAGRLAARVAGEVISHYGARPEADLKALVADIPKG; encoded by the coding sequence ATGACGGCGACGCGCTTTGCCCTGTGCGGCATCGGCAATGCGATCGTGGACGTGATCGCCCGCGCCGACGATGCCTTTCTGGAAAGGCACCGGCTGAAGAAGGGCACGATGCGGCTCGTCGTCGCCGCCCGGGCCGAGGCGCTCTACGAGGACATGGGGCCGGGGGTGGAGATGTCCGGCGGATCGGCGGCCAACACGGTCGCGGGCTTTGCGGCGCTCGGCGGGCGCGCCGCCTTCATCGGCAAGGTGGCGGAAGACGAGCTCGGCCGGGTGTTCGCCCACGACATCCGTGCGCTGGGCATCCACTACGCCACCCCGCCGGCGCCGGCGCCGGCGACCACCGCCCGCTCGCTGATCCTCGTCACACCGGACGCCCAGCGCACGATGAACACCTTTCTGGGCGCCAGCCAGATGCTGGACGAGGCCGATGTGGACGAGCAGACCGTCGCCTCCGCCGAGATTCTCTATCTCGAGGGCTATCTCTGGGATCCGCCGGGTGCCAAGCGCGCCTTCCGCAAGGCCATCCGAATCGCGAAGCAGGCGGGGCGCAAGGTCGCCTTCACCCTGTCCGATCCCTTCTGCGTCAGCCGCCACCGCGCCGAATTCATGGAGCTTCTGGAGCAGGTGGACATCCTGTTCGCGAACGAGGAGGAGGCCAGGACCCTCTTCAAGGTCGACAGCGCCGAGGCCGCGCGCGATGCCTTCGTCGAGCTCGGCCGGCCGCTGGTCGCGCTGACCCGCTCCGAGAAGGGTTCCTGGCTCATCGACGGCGGCGCGGGTGCGGTGCACGCGGTCGCGGCGGAGGCGCCGAACGGCGTCGTGGACACGACCGGCGCCGGCGATCTCTACGCCGCCGGTCTGCTCTACGGGCTCACCCACGGCTACGGCCTGCCCGAAGCCGGTCGGCTCGCCGCGCGCGTGGCCGGCGAGGTGATTTCGCACTACGGCGCGCGCCCGGAAGCCGATCTCAAGGCGCTCGTCGCGGACATCCCGAAAGGCTGA
- a CDS encoding carbonic anhydrase, which produces MTNPTPPDKRHPLIDGYRRWFRAQLPHERRTREVLAHAGQKPFAVVVGCADSRADPGAIFDAGPGEIFVLRNVAALVPPPHADGFHHGTSAGLEFAITALGVPHLLILGHTGCGGVAAALDRLDERDRDGFIGPWVALLAEARARVEAREDLQPDQRQRALEEEAVRLSVARARAFPFVQEAEAAGRLTVDGALFDIGSGVLHWLDQRANAFVPLEK; this is translated from the coding sequence ATGACAAATCCGACCCCGCCTGACAAGCGCCACCCGCTCATCGACGGCTATCGGCGCTGGTTCCGCGCGCAGCTGCCGCACGAGCGCCGCACGCGCGAGGTGCTCGCCCATGCGGGGCAGAAGCCCTTCGCCGTCGTCGTCGGCTGCGCAGACTCGCGGGCCGATCCCGGCGCGATCTTCGATGCCGGTCCCGGCGAGATCTTCGTCCTGCGCAATGTCGCGGCCCTCGTGCCGCCGCCTCACGCCGACGGTTTCCACCACGGCACCAGCGCCGGACTCGAGTTCGCGATCACCGCGCTCGGCGTGCCGCATCTGCTCATCCTCGGCCACACCGGCTGCGGCGGCGTGGCGGCGGCGCTCGATCGGCTGGACGAGCGCGACCGCGACGGGTTCATCGGCCCCTGGGTGGCGCTGCTCGCCGAAGCGCGTGCGCGCGTGGAGGCCCGGGAGGATCTTCAGCCCGACCAGCGCCAGCGCGCGCTCGAGGAGGAGGCGGTGCGCCTGTCGGTCGCCCGCGCCCGGGCCTTCCCCTTCGTGCAGGAGGCGGAGGCCGCCGGGCGGCTCACCGTCGACGGCGCCCTGTTCGACATCGGCTCCGGCGTCCTCCACTGGCTGGACCAGCGCGCGAACGCCTTCGTGCCGCTGGAGAAGTGA
- a CDS encoding rubrerythrin produces the protein MPSLKGTKTEENLKAAFAGESQANRRYLYFAQKADVEGYNDVAAVFRSTAEGETGHAFGHLQFLEEVGDPATGKPIGSTAQNLEAAIAGETYEYTDMYPGMARTAREEGFDEIADWFETLAKAEKSHAGRFKKALETLDQ, from the coding sequence ATGCCGAGCTTGAAGGGCACGAAGACCGAGGAGAACCTGAAGGCGGCGTTCGCCGGCGAGTCCCAGGCCAACCGCCGCTATCTCTATTTCGCCCAGAAGGCGGATGTGGAGGGCTACAACGACGTCGCGGCGGTCTTCCGCTCGACCGCGGAAGGCGAGACGGGGCATGCCTTCGGCCATCTGCAGTTCCTCGAGGAGGTCGGCGATCCGGCGACCGGCAAGCCGATCGGCTCGACGGCCCAGAATCTGGAGGCCGCGATCGCGGGCGAGACCTACGAGTATACCGACATGTATCCGGGCATGGCCCGCACGGCCCGCGAGGAGGGCTTCGACGAGATCGCCGACTGGTTCGAGACGCTGGCCAAGGCCGAAAAGTCCCACGCCGGCCGCTTCAAGAAGGCGCTGGAGACCCTCGACCAGTAG
- the nadK gene encoding NAD kinase yields MKRPSRQRRIAFIASDSPEAARAREALAGRYGDCPLEEAEVVVALGGDGFMLQTLHRSIGRATPIFGMNRGTVGFLMNDYREADLLQRLDAAEEVELHPLRMRAFTDDSHISEHLAFNEVSLLRETRQTARLRITIDGKVRMNELLCDGILVATPAGSTAYNLSANGPIIPLGTPLLALTPISAFRPRRWRGALIADRSQIRFTILESRKRPVSATADFHEVRDVKAVEVELARDISVRLLFDPEHNLAEKIFLEQFLP; encoded by the coding sequence ATGAAGCGCCCGTCGCGACAAAGGCGGATCGCCTTCATCGCCTCGGACAGCCCCGAGGCGGCGCGCGCCCGCGAGGCGCTGGCCGGGCGCTACGGCGACTGCCCGCTCGAGGAGGCCGAGGTGGTGGTGGCGCTCGGCGGCGACGGCTTCATGCTGCAGACGCTGCACCGCTCGATCGGCCGGGCGACGCCGATTTTCGGCATGAACCGCGGCACCGTCGGCTTCCTCATGAACGACTACCGCGAGGCGGATCTGCTTCAGCGCCTCGATGCCGCCGAGGAGGTCGAGCTGCACCCGCTGCGCATGCGCGCCTTCACGGATGACAGCCACATCAGCGAGCACCTCGCCTTCAACGAGGTCTCGCTGCTGCGCGAGACGCGTCAGACCGCGCGGCTGCGGATCACCATCGACGGCAAGGTGCGCATGAACGAGCTGCTGTGCGACGGCATCCTCGTCGCGACCCCCGCCGGCAGCACCGCCTACAACCTGTCCGCGAACGGGCCGATCATTCCGCTGGGCACGCCGCTGCTCGCGCTCACGCCGATCTCCGCTTTCCGGCCGCGGCGCTGGCGCGGGGCGCTGATCGCGGACAGGAGCCAGATCCGCTTCACCATCCTCGAGAGCCGCAAGCGCCCGGTCTCGGCCACGGCCGACTTCCACGAGGTGCGCGACGTGAAGGCCGTGGAGGTGGAGCTGGCCCGCGACATTTCGGTCAGGCTGCTCTTCGATCCCGAGCACAATCTGGCCGAGAAGATCTTCCTCGAGCAGTTCCTGCCCTGA
- the recO gene encoding DNA repair protein RecO — translation MIEWRDDAVILERRRHGERHALVDLFARGHGRWRGLVHGGASARLAAHLEPGNLVSVHWRARLLDQLGHFLVEPERALLPHLMGAPLKLKVWQAARSLLIVALPERQPYQPVFEALEGLLAVLALEGVAAGHLGEALVRFELALIAAAGFALDLERCAVTGQNRDLVHVSPRTGRAVSREAGAPYAERLLPLPAFLRPGATRGASPPGRAELDEAFRLTGHFLERHLLAAVHQPAPAARVDAIAALLAAAAEAES, via the coding sequence ATGATCGAATGGCGCGATGACGCGGTGATCCTGGAGCGGCGGCGGCACGGCGAGCGCCATGCGCTCGTCGATCTCTTCGCCCGCGGCCACGGGCGCTGGCGCGGGCTCGTGCACGGCGGCGCGAGCGCGCGGCTGGCCGCGCATCTGGAGCCGGGGAATCTGGTGAGCGTGCACTGGCGCGCGCGGCTGCTCGACCAGCTCGGCCATTTCCTCGTCGAGCCGGAGCGGGCGCTGCTGCCGCATCTCATGGGGGCGCCGCTCAAGCTCAAGGTCTGGCAGGCCGCGCGCAGCCTGCTGATCGTCGCGCTGCCGGAGCGCCAGCCGTACCAGCCGGTGTTCGAGGCGCTCGAGGGTCTGCTCGCGGTGCTGGCGCTCGAGGGGGTGGCGGCCGGCCATCTGGGCGAGGCGCTCGTGCGCTTCGAGCTTGCGCTCATCGCCGCCGCCGGCTTTGCGCTCGATCTCGAACGCTGCGCGGTCACCGGGCAGAACCGCGACCTCGTCCATGTCTCCCCCCGCACGGGCCGCGCGGTCAGCCGCGAGGCGGGGGCACCCTATGCCGAAAGGCTTCTGCCGCTGCCCGCCTTCCTGCGGCCCGGCGCCACCCGCGGGGCCTCGCCGCCCGGCCGCGCGGAGCTGGATGAGGCCTTCCGGCTCACCGGCCATTTCCTCGAACGGCATCTGCTGGCGGCCGTCCACCAGCCTGCGCCCGCCGCGCGCGTCGATGCGATCGCGGCTCTCCTGGCGGCGGCGGCGGAAGCGGAGTCCTGA
- a CDS encoding ABC transporter substrate-binding protein: protein MRRVRRNPVCRAIPGLIAGMLILVALAGCGREQPDGGDAPAVRGDGGAAQPAIRWRMASTYPSNVVILGSMGKRVERLVAGISGGRIALRFYEPGALTPPFEIFDAVAYGAIEAGWSTPGYWAGREPALQLFASVPFGPRAEEYLAWFDHGGGREIFEEIYHRHGIHSLICGVSPPEAGGWFKHEIRTPADLRGLKIRYFGLGGKVLEKLGASVQLLAGGDIFPALELGTIDATEYSVPAVDLNMGFHQAAKHYYFPGWHQQSTFFELMINLKKWQGLAPADRAVIEAACSANIRESLSEGEALQVAAIAELKRKGVVFHQWPPEVLAALRKAWDEVAAELAASDADFARAWESVNAFRRKSRVWRELGYLPEELTAPPEAAAGSPGPES, encoded by the coding sequence GTGCGGCGCGTGCGCAGGAATCCGGTCTGCCGGGCGATCCCGGGTCTCATCGCCGGCATGTTGATCCTTGTCGCGCTTGCCGGCTGCGGGCGGGAGCAGCCGGACGGAGGCGATGCGCCGGCGGTTCGGGGCGATGGCGGGGCCGCGCAGCCCGCGATCCGCTGGCGCATGGCCTCCACCTATCCGTCCAATGTCGTGATCCTGGGCTCGATGGGCAAACGCGTCGAGCGGCTGGTCGCCGGGATCTCCGGCGGGCGGATCGCGCTGCGCTTCTACGAGCCGGGCGCGCTGACCCCGCCCTTCGAGATCTTCGATGCCGTCGCCTACGGGGCCATCGAGGCGGGATGGTCGACCCCGGGCTACTGGGCCGGCCGCGAGCCCGCGCTGCAGCTCTTCGCCTCGGTTCCCTTCGGCCCGCGCGCGGAGGAATATCTCGCCTGGTTCGACCATGGCGGCGGCCGTGAGATCTTCGAGGAGATCTACCACCGCCACGGGATCCACAGCCTGATCTGCGGCGTCTCCCCACCCGAGGCGGGCGGCTGGTTCAAGCACGAGATCCGGACGCCGGCGGATCTGCGCGGGCTGAAGATCCGCTACTTCGGCCTCGGCGGCAAGGTGCTGGAAAAGCTCGGCGCCTCCGTCCAGCTTCTGGCCGGCGGCGACATCTTTCCCGCGCTCGAGCTCGGCACGATCGACGCGACGGAATACTCGGTGCCCGCGGTGGACCTCAACATGGGCTTCCATCAGGCGGCGAAGCACTACTACTTCCCCGGCTGGCACCAGCAGAGCACCTTCTTCGAGCTCATGATCAATCTGAAGAAGTGGCAGGGGCTCGCGCCCGCGGACCGGGCGGTGATCGAGGCGGCCTGCTCGGCGAACATCCGCGAGAGCCTGTCCGAGGGAGAGGCCCTTCAGGTGGCGGCCATCGCGGAGCTGAAGAGGAAGGGCGTCGTCTTCCACCAGTGGCCGCCCGAGGTGCTCGCTGCCCTGCGCAAGGCCTGGGACGAGGTGGCGGCGGAGCTTGCGGCCTCCGACGCCGACTTCGCGCGCGCATGGGAGAGCGTGAACGCCTTCCGGCGCAAGAGCCGCGTCTGGCGTGAACTGGGTTATCTGCCCGAGGAGCTGACGGCACCGCCGGAAGCGGCCGCCGGGTCTCCGGGACCGGAGAGCTGA
- the fumC gene encoding fumarate hydratase class II yields the protein MTEDAGYRIEKDTMGEVRVPADRYWGAQTQRSLENFPIGIERMPVEVVHALGIVKQAAARANMALGNLDPRIGEAIVAAAQEVIDGKLDDHFPLVVWQTGSGTQSNMNANEVIANRAIEMLGGRLGSKDPVHPNDHVNRSQSSNDTFPTAMHVATVRAIHDRLLPALEHLRGALAEKVAAWRDIVKIGRTHMQDATPLTLGQEFSGYLAQVEGGIRRIRDALPALYRLAQGGTAVGTGLNTKKGFAEKVAEEIAKITGLPFETAPNKFEALAAHDAMVECSGALNVLASALMKIGNDIRLLGSGPRCGIGELILPANEPGSSIMPGKVNPTQIEALTQVCAQVMGNHVTVTVANSHGHLELNVFKPVIVYNVLQSIRLLADAARSVTDRCIAGIAPNRERIAELVERSLMLVTALAPVIGYDRAAEIAKNAHEKGITLKESAIELGHVTAEEFDRIVRPEKMIGPSD from the coding sequence ATGACCGAGGATGCCGGCTACCGCATCGAGAAGGACACGATGGGCGAGGTCCGCGTGCCGGCGGACCGCTACTGGGGCGCGCAGACGCAGCGTTCGCTCGAGAACTTCCCGATCGGGATCGAGAGGATGCCGGTCGAGGTCGTCCACGCGCTCGGCATCGTCAAGCAGGCCGCCGCGCGCGCCAACATGGCGCTCGGCAATCTCGATCCGCGCATCGGCGAGGCCATCGTCGCCGCCGCCCAGGAGGTGATCGACGGCAAGCTCGACGACCACTTCCCGCTCGTCGTCTGGCAGACGGGCTCGGGCACCCAGTCGAACATGAACGCCAACGAGGTGATCGCCAACCGCGCGATCGAGATGCTGGGCGGCCGGCTCGGCTCGAAGGATCCGGTGCACCCCAACGACCACGTCAACCGCTCGCAGTCGTCCAACGACACCTTCCCCACCGCCATGCATGTCGCGACCGTGCGCGCGATCCACGATCGGCTGCTGCCGGCGCTGGAGCATCTGCGGGGCGCACTGGCCGAGAAGGTGGCCGCCTGGCGCGACATCGTGAAGATCGGCCGCACCCACATGCAGGATGCCACACCGCTGACGCTGGGGCAGGAGTTCTCCGGCTATCTCGCCCAGGTGGAGGGCGGCATCCGGCGCATCCGCGATGCGCTGCCCGCGCTCTATCGCCTCGCCCAGGGGGGGACTGCGGTCGGCACCGGCCTCAACACGAAGAAGGGGTTCGCCGAGAAGGTGGCGGAAGAGATCGCGAAGATCACCGGCCTGCCCTTCGAGACGGCGCCCAACAAGTTCGAGGCGCTCGCCGCCCATGACGCGATGGTCGAATGCTCGGGTGCGCTGAACGTCCTGGCCTCGGCGCTGATGAAGATCGGCAACGACATCCGCCTTCTGGGCTCCGGGCCGCGCTGCGGCATCGGCGAGCTGATCCTGCCCGCCAACGAGCCGGGCTCGTCCATCATGCCGGGCAAGGTGAACCCGACGCAGATCGAGGCGCTCACCCAGGTCTGCGCCCAGGTGATGGGCAACCATGTGACGGTGACGGTCGCCAATTCCCACGGGCATCTGGAGCTCAACGTCTTCAAGCCGGTGATCGTCTACAACGTGCTCCAGTCCATCCGGCTGCTGGCGGACGCCGCCCGCTCGGTCACCGACCGCTGCATCGCCGGCATCGCGCCCAATCGCGAGCGGATCGCGGAGCTCGTCGAGCGTTCGCTGATGCTGGTGACGGCGCTGGCCCCCGTCATCGGCTATGATCGCGCCGCCGAGATCGCAAAGAACGCGCATGAGAAGGGTATCACCCTCAAGGAATCGGCCATCGAGCTGGGCCATGTGACGGCCGAGGAATTCGACCGCATCGTCCGGCCCGAAAAGATGATCGGCCCGTCGGACTGA